The following coding sequences are from one Mustela lutreola isolate mMusLut2 chromosome 5, mMusLut2.pri, whole genome shotgun sequence window:
- the LOC131831783 gene encoding zinc finger protein 300 isoform X1 encodes MITEPQGRRRARAISFDSAWKTAHKTVSLSWEHSVPLNQFSLVCMTPPGAEKNRPGICPFRREQKMKSQALVSFKDVAVDFTQEEWQQLDPAQRTLYRDVMLENFSHLVSMGYPVSKPDVISKLEQGEDPWIIKRDMPDWIYLDENQADGRQDRKSNLDNTKSCILGSVSFRNNILKGVTKDGSFYSILKVSQDGGQLQRCQENQDRLFRQVAVINNKTVTVESGHKYNPLGKIFHECIEPDTLRQRSHNYDVFKKNLKYNVDLHSCNKSNSRKNPDESFGCGKSSSHGASDSNLEIIHNGVMPCNNNQCGNIFNSKQSLIQYHNVETKEKTCVCITCGKAFAKKSQLIVHQRIHTGKKPYDCGACGKAFSEKFHLIVHQRTHTGEKPYECSECGKAFSQKSSLIIHQRVHTGEKPYQCSECGKAFSQKSPLIIHQRIHTGEKPYECRECGKAFSQKSQLIIHHRAHTGEKPYECTECGKAFCEKSHLIIHKRIHTGEKPYKCAQCEEAFSRKTELITHQLIHTGEKPYECTECGKTFSRKSQLIIHQRTHTGEKPYKCSECGKAFCQKSHLIGHQRIHTGEKPYICSECGKAFSQKSHLPGHQRIHTGEKPYVCAECGKAFSQKSDLVLHRRIHTGERPYRCTVCGKAFIQKSQLTVHQRIHNGGKIIMN; translated from the exons GCATCTGCCCTTTTAGAAGAGAGCAGAAAATGAAGTCCCAG GCCTTAGTATCATTCAAGGATGTGGCTGTGGATTTTACCCAAGAGGAGTGGCAGCAACTGGACCCCGCTCAGAGGACCCTGTACAGggatgtgatgctggagaacttCAGTCACCTGGTCTCAATGG GATATCCAGTTTCCAAACCAGATGTCATCTCTAAGTTGGAACAAGGAGAAGATCCATGGATCATAAAGAGAGACATGCCAGACTGGATCTATCTGGATGAAAATCAGGCAGATGGGAGACAAG acaggaAAAGTAACCTTGACAACACCAAATCATGTATTTTGGGGTCTGTTTCCTTCCGTAATAATATCCTGAAAGGAGTCACAAAGGATGGTTCATTTTACTCCATCTTAAAAGTCAGTCAAGATGGTGGCCAGCTGCAGAGATGTCAGGAAAACCAAGACAGACTTTTCAGGCAAGTAGCAGTCATCAACAACAAAACCGTCACTGTGGAGTCAGGCCATAAATATAATCCACTGGGAAAAATATTTCACGAGTGCATAGAGCCAGATACTTTAAGGCAAAGATCCCATAACTatgatgtatttaaaaagaacttgaaatACAATGTTGACCTACACAGCTGTAATAAGAGCAATTCAAGAAAAAACCCTGATGAGAGCTTTGGATGTGGAAAATCATCTAGCCATGGTGCATCTGATTCtaatcttgaaataattcacaaTGGAGTAATGCCCTGTAATAATAATCAGTgtggaaacatttttaatagtAAACAATCCCTTATTCAATATCACAATGTTGAAACTAAGGAGAAAACCTGTGTATGTATTACCTGTGGAAAAGCCTTTGCTAAGAAGTCACAGCTCATTGTACATCAACGAATTCATACTGGAAAGAAACCATATGATTGTGGTgcatgtgggaaagccttcagtgaGAAGTTTCATCTCATTGTACATCAGAGAACTCATACTGGggagaaaccttatgaatgtTCTGAATGTGGAAAAGCTTTCTCTCAAAAATCATCCCTCATTATACATCAGAGAGTTCACACCGGGGAAAAACCGTATCAATGtagtgaatgtgggaaagccttctcCCAGAAATCCCCCCTTATTatacatcagagaattcacactggagagaaaccttacgaATGTAGAGAGTGTGGGAAGGCCTTCTCCCAGAAGTCACAGCTGATTATACATCATAGAGctcatactggagagaagccATATGAATGTactgaatgtgggaaagccttctgTGAGAAGTCCCACCTCATTATACATAAAAGAATTCACACTGGGGAGAAACCCTACAAATGTGCTCAATGTGAGGAAGCCTTCAGCAGGAAGACAGAACTCATTACACATCAGTTAATTCATACTGGggagaaaccttatgaatgtaCTGAATGTGGAAAGACCTTCTCCCGGAAGTCACAGCTCATCATACATCAGAGAAcacatactggagagaaaccctataaatgCAGTGAATGCGGAAAAGCCTTCTGTCAGAAATCACATCTCATTggacatcagagaattcacacaggagaaaaaccttatatatgcagtgaatgtgggaaagccttctcTCAGAAGTCCCACCTCCCAGGGCATCAGCGCATtcatacaggagagaaaccttacGTGTGTGCTGAGTGTGGAAAGGCCTTTTCCCAGAAGTCAGACCTTGTTTTACATCGGAGAATTCATACCGGGGAAAGACCCTATCGGTGCACTGTATGTGGGAAAGCGTTCATCCAGAAGTCACAACTCACTGTACACCAGAGAATTCATAACGGTGGTAAAATCATAATGAACTGA
- the LOC131831783 gene encoding zinc finger protein 300 isoform X2 has product MITEPQGRRRARAISFDSAWKTAHKTVSLSWEHSVPLNQFSLVCMTPPGAEKNRPGICPFRREQKMKSQALVSFKDVAVDFTQEEWQQLDPAQRTLYRDVMLENFSHLVSMGYPVSKPDVISKLEQGEDPWIIKRDMPDWIYLDENQADGRQGKKSNLDNTKSCILGSVSFRNNILKGVTKDGSFYSILKVSQDGGQLQRCQENQDRLFRQVAVINNKTVTVESGHKYNPLGKIFHECIEPDTLRQRSHNYDVFKKNLKYNVDLHSCNKSNSRKNPDESFGCGKSSSHGASDSNLEIIHNGVMPCNNNQCGNIFNSKQSLIQYHNVETKEKTCVCITCGKAFAKKSQLIVHQRIHTGKKPYDCGACGKAFSEKFHLIVHQRTHTGEKPYECSECGKAFSQKSSLIIHQRVHTGEKPYQCSECGKAFSQKSPLIIHQRIHTGEKPYECRECGKAFSQKSQLIIHHRAHTGEKPYECTECGKAFCEKSHLIIHKRIHTGEKPYKCAQCEEAFSRKTELITHQLIHTGEKPYECTECGKTFSRKSQLIIHQRTHTGEKPYKCSECGKAFCQKSHLIGHQRIHTGEKPYICSECGKAFSQKSHLPGHQRIHTGEKPYVCAECGKAFSQKSDLVLHRRIHTGERPYRCTVCGKAFIQKSQLTVHQRIHNGGKIIMN; this is encoded by the exons GCATCTGCCCTTTTAGAAGAGAGCAGAAAATGAAGTCCCAG GCCTTAGTATCATTCAAGGATGTGGCTGTGGATTTTACCCAAGAGGAGTGGCAGCAACTGGACCCCGCTCAGAGGACCCTGTACAGggatgtgatgctggagaacttCAGTCACCTGGTCTCAATGG GATATCCAGTTTCCAAACCAGATGTCATCTCTAAGTTGGAACAAGGAGAAGATCCATGGATCATAAAGAGAGACATGCCAGACTGGATCTATCTGGATGAAAATCAGGCAGATGGGAGACAAGGGAA gaAAAGTAACCTTGACAACACCAAATCATGTATTTTGGGGTCTGTTTCCTTCCGTAATAATATCCTGAAAGGAGTCACAAAGGATGGTTCATTTTACTCCATCTTAAAAGTCAGTCAAGATGGTGGCCAGCTGCAGAGATGTCAGGAAAACCAAGACAGACTTTTCAGGCAAGTAGCAGTCATCAACAACAAAACCGTCACTGTGGAGTCAGGCCATAAATATAATCCACTGGGAAAAATATTTCACGAGTGCATAGAGCCAGATACTTTAAGGCAAAGATCCCATAACTatgatgtatttaaaaagaacttgaaatACAATGTTGACCTACACAGCTGTAATAAGAGCAATTCAAGAAAAAACCCTGATGAGAGCTTTGGATGTGGAAAATCATCTAGCCATGGTGCATCTGATTCtaatcttgaaataattcacaaTGGAGTAATGCCCTGTAATAATAATCAGTgtggaaacatttttaatagtAAACAATCCCTTATTCAATATCACAATGTTGAAACTAAGGAGAAAACCTGTGTATGTATTACCTGTGGAAAAGCCTTTGCTAAGAAGTCACAGCTCATTGTACATCAACGAATTCATACTGGAAAGAAACCATATGATTGTGGTgcatgtgggaaagccttcagtgaGAAGTTTCATCTCATTGTACATCAGAGAACTCATACTGGggagaaaccttatgaatgtTCTGAATGTGGAAAAGCTTTCTCTCAAAAATCATCCCTCATTATACATCAGAGAGTTCACACCGGGGAAAAACCGTATCAATGtagtgaatgtgggaaagccttctcCCAGAAATCCCCCCTTATTatacatcagagaattcacactggagagaaaccttacgaATGTAGAGAGTGTGGGAAGGCCTTCTCCCAGAAGTCACAGCTGATTATACATCATAGAGctcatactggagagaagccATATGAATGTactgaatgtgggaaagccttctgTGAGAAGTCCCACCTCATTATACATAAAAGAATTCACACTGGGGAGAAACCCTACAAATGTGCTCAATGTGAGGAAGCCTTCAGCAGGAAGACAGAACTCATTACACATCAGTTAATTCATACTGGggagaaaccttatgaatgtaCTGAATGTGGAAAGACCTTCTCCCGGAAGTCACAGCTCATCATACATCAGAGAAcacatactggagagaaaccctataaatgCAGTGAATGCGGAAAAGCCTTCTGTCAGAAATCACATCTCATTggacatcagagaattcacacaggagaaaaaccttatatatgcagtgaatgtgggaaagccttctcTCAGAAGTCCCACCTCCCAGGGCATCAGCGCATtcatacaggagagaaaccttacGTGTGTGCTGAGTGTGGAAAGGCCTTTTCCCAGAAGTCAGACCTTGTTTTACATCGGAGAATTCATACCGGGGAAAGACCCTATCGGTGCACTGTATGTGGGAAAGCGTTCATCCAGAAGTCACAACTCACTGTACACCAGAGAATTCATAACGGTGGTAAAATCATAATGAACTGA